CTGTCAAGACCGTCACTAACACCTTCAAACTTGTATTTCTTTTTTAAAAGTACGATAGGTCTTCTTTGATTTTTCAATATCTCTATTTCATCATGGCTTAGATGACAATACCTTTTTACAGCTTCTACATCTTTCATCATAAGTGCCAGTGGCTTTCCATATCTGTTTTTCCTATCTCTAAGCCTTAATACAGCCTCACGTGATAATGCATTTACAGCCAGATGAAAGCCGCCTATCCCCTTTATAGCCACGATTTTTCCATTCCTTAAATCTTCAGCAACCGCCATAATGGGATCAATATTCATGCTTTCGCCAACATATTTAAGGGACGGTCCACAATCGTAACATGCTACAGGCTGTGCATGAAACCTCCTATCTAACGGATTTTCATACTCGTCTCTACACAATTTGCACATGGGGAATTTCTTCATGGACGTCTTTGGCCTGTCGTAAGGTATATCCTCTATAATAGAAAATCTTGGGCCGCAATTTGTACAATTTATGAATGGATAATTATATCTCCTGTTTTTTTCGTCCATCATCTCACTTACGCATTCGTCGCACACACCCATGTCAGGAGAAATCGGCACAAATCCCTCATCCGCCTTGCTTGACTTTATGCTAAAACCTTTATATCCCATGACATCACAATCTTCTATGGCTATCTCGTCTATTTTTGAAAGCTTCGGAGGATTTTCTTTTAATTCCAGTACAAACGCATCTATGTCATCCTCATATCCCTCTACGTTAATGTAAAGGCCAGACGATGTGTTAAAAACGATGCCGGACAGATTGTGTTTTAATGCCAAATTGTACACAAACGGTCGAAATCCTACACCTTGAACGATCCCTTTAATGTTTATTTGCTTTGCACGTATTCGCTGTATTTCTCTTTCAGCCATTTTGCTAGCACCTCAAAGCCTTCTCCAGTCCTTGCTGATACTTCAAAAATCTCCGCTGTATCATTCAGCGTCTTTACGCCATCGTAAAAATACTGCTTATTGAAGTCAAAATACGGCAGCAAATCTATCTTGTTTATAACGACAGCTTTCGCCTTTGAGAATAGGAGAGGATATTTGTAAGGTTTATCATCGCCTTCTGCAACATTTGCCATAGCCAGTTTAAAATCTTCACCAAGTTCAAAATCTGAAGGGCATATTAGATTTCCTATATTCTCTATGAATAATATTCCGCCTTTAAAATCAATGCTTGACAAGGCTTTGTTTATGGAATTAGCGTTTAAATGGCATGCCCCTCCTGTATTTATCTGTACGACTGGTATATTTCTTTCAACCATTTTACGGGCATCTATATCTGATGCCACATCACCTTCTATGACACCACACGGTATATCCATGTTTTCTATAAGCTTCAGTATGAAACTGGTTTTCCCTGTCCCTGGTGAACCAATTATATTTACCATCATAATTTTTCTTTCGTCTTTTATTCTTTTGTTTTCTTCAGCGATATTGTTGTTTGCCTCAAGTACATCTTTAATAATCTTGATTTCCATTGAAATTACACTCCTTATTCAACATCAATACTATCTATATAAAGTTCTTTGCCTTTCTCAATCAAAACACCACTGCTTCCGCAATAGGGACACTTAAATGTAAAATTTCCCCTATTATAAATCATGCCGCAACTGCGGCATTTAAACTCTGCTTTTACTTTTTTAAAATTAAGTTTAGCACCGTATAAAGGAGTTCCTTCACTTAAAACATCAAAGTAAAATCTAATGCTTTCTTCTTCAAATCCTGTTAATTCACCAAGCACGATGTTTATCTTTGTGACCTTATTGACATTTCTCTTCTTTGCTTCATCTGAAACCATGTTTACGATGCTTTCAGTTATTGATAATTCATGCAT
The nucleotide sequence above comes from Thermoanaerobacterium sp. CMT5567-10. Encoded proteins:
- the hypA gene encoding hydrogenase maturation nickel metallochaperone HypA yields the protein MHELSITESIVNMVSDEAKKRNVNKVTKINIVLGELTGFEEESIRFYFDVLSEGTPLYGAKLNFKKVKAEFKCRSCGMIYNRGNFTFKCPYCGSSGVLIEKGKELYIDSIDVE
- the hypB gene encoding hydrogenase nickel incorporation protein HypB, encoding MEIKIIKDVLEANNNIAEENKRIKDERKIMMVNIIGSPGTGKTSFILKLIENMDIPCGVIEGDVASDIDARKMVERNIPVVQINTGGACHLNANSINKALSSIDFKGGILFIENIGNLICPSDFELGEDFKLAMANVAEGDDKPYKYPLLFSKAKAVVINKIDLLPYFDFNKQYFYDGVKTLNDTAEIFEVSARTGEGFEVLAKWLKEKYSEYVQSK